In one Pseudopipra pipra isolate bDixPip1 unplaced genomic scaffold, bDixPip1.hap1 HAP1_SCAFFOLD_55, whole genome shotgun sequence genomic region, the following are encoded:
- the LOC135408652 gene encoding ATP-dependent DNA helicase PIF1-like isoform X1: MLKCPVGGRVELKLGAQVMLAKNLDVSQGLVNGARGVVVGFESEQKGLPKVRFLCGVTQVIRMEKWVFKGPSGVHLSRQQLPLKLAWAISIHKSQGMSLDCVEISLSRVFESGQAYVALSRARSLAGLRVLDFDPKVVRADPSVLHFYRQLRRHQLLTQDSLHTYSDADEKENVKCS; encoded by the exons ATGCTCAAGTGTCCTGTGGGTGGTAGAGTTGAGCTGAAGCTTGGAGCTCAG gtGATGCTAGCAAAGAATCTGGATGTGTCTCAAGGGCTGGTGAACGGGGCACGAGGCGTTGTTGTAGGATTTGAAAGTGAACAGAAGG GGCTGCCTAAGGTGAGGTTTCTCTGTGGGGTCACACAGGTCATAAGAATGGAGAAATGGGTCTTCAAAGGACCATCAGGAGTTCACCTGAGTCGTCAACAGCTGCCTTTAAAGTTGGCATGGGCCATTTCCATTCACAAGAGTCAG GGCATGTCTTTAGATTGTGTGGAAATCTCCCTGTCTCGTGTCTTTGAAAGTGGGCAGGCTTACGTAGCCCTCTCCCGAGCCCGCAGCCTTGCAGGTCTCCGTGTTCTGGATTTTGACCCAAAAGTAGTGAGAGCTgatccttctgtgctgcacTTCTATAGACAGCTGAGGCGTCATCAGCTTTTAACCCAG GATTCACTACACACCTATTCAGATGCTGATGAGAAGGAGAATGTGAAATGCAGCTGA
- the LOC135408652 gene encoding ATP-dependent DNA helicase PIF1-like isoform X2: MLKCPVGGRVELKLGAQVMLAKNLDVSQGLVNGARGVVVGFESEQKGLPKVRFLCGVTQVIRMEKWVFKGPSGVHLSRQQLPLKLAWAISIHKSQGMSLDCVEISLSRVFESGQAYVALSRARSLAGLRVLDFDPKVVRADPSVLHFYRQLRRHQLLTQIIRMLDGIF; the protein is encoded by the exons ATGCTCAAGTGTCCTGTGGGTGGTAGAGTTGAGCTGAAGCTTGGAGCTCAG gtGATGCTAGCAAAGAATCTGGATGTGTCTCAAGGGCTGGTGAACGGGGCACGAGGCGTTGTTGTAGGATTTGAAAGTGAACAGAAGG GGCTGCCTAAGGTGAGGTTTCTCTGTGGGGTCACACAGGTCATAAGAATGGAGAAATGGGTCTTCAAAGGACCATCAGGAGTTCACCTGAGTCGTCAACAGCTGCCTTTAAAGTTGGCATGGGCCATTTCCATTCACAAGAGTCAG GGCATGTCTTTAGATTGTGTGGAAATCTCCCTGTCTCGTGTCTTTGAAAGTGGGCAGGCTTACGTAGCCCTCTCCCGAGCCCGCAGCCTTGCAGGTCTCCGTGTTCTGGATTTTGACCCAAAAGTAGTGAGAGCTgatccttctgtgctgcacTTCTATAGACAGCTGAGGCGTCATCAGCTTTTAACCCAG ATTATAAGGATGTTGGATGGAATTTTTTAG